Proteins encoded by one window of Vespula pensylvanica isolate Volc-1 chromosome 6, ASM1446617v1, whole genome shotgun sequence:
- the LOC122630260 gene encoding vacuolar protein sorting-associated protein 13B isoform X3 yields the protein MMPCLVECSIKKLLYPQYWTHLDLICETYTFHTDSITVTGTKPKLMVATSIVTSLLDSTETTNPLVCSSLFSDACQEKNPIYLEVLLENINYKRLSTFMMNVNELNVNSLKVFALSDIQQAFIFSGPESDANSEMENKPLLMAVIQFPKKASIQTYPTLISLQVAPLRGSLDPLFLKWLEYKVTYYELGPLCIMRQDSQLSAEGTSSDTSTRKKTFPSLHESVHSSSDKDRKRSRVNEKPKTLQNEEIQKKNESKIDIEQKNLQKSGVLVRLAELYSWWSGLVLSGCIGHIVIYIPSTTMSGIGAHGIEQAKNKALENQHLQILTLKLPSVLIHSNNINSEQLSPYLKTFPVKLPAWMWTYHAQSFPWTLNLSDFHCYTLQGEMQKNFIKKMSLNATVALTTKTTTSQTNSNILTALSLFVHIDNSAIIISISEEQVVFMSSIIKKILNILLITNNPKQSSAVVPHINESAVVFPTIPQTPSTPTQIIYPEDTTTNSTISTSREDIVTEKDNVTLTAWIQWTITKIAIKLYVMGQEIKPSLKLVMEMEDIITSLDLQPVYLKLKSKITTVTIFHYTRAPYAQNWDVGEYVGIILCGREDNLEKGDDSGFLSFTLTRAQSGNVHTRWGTYKRYKNNKKDVITEALVSTNAYISEIDIKIQMVDIILPLSILSKYMQLAKPLFDLDKKDLKVVKTDQQEIITSTLVKITSINNEFLPLIHLEFKGLRLMIPVSTPARYQLQHDLLILQLDGIRITPHAENPICRTPLRSDIYQHAAQANILNIPGSAVEDRQYQISVKGICVYSTTWKNYQMSINKRMSQSYLYTMNENPALEWNKLGNGNSLEPHFSTFPVLAKFDLCLIIAPTIKLKPDTIVCGSAVEINCMTDIEITVNLDQLKLISILSNECKMLLSGEVQEIEITDVSNDKNDKSSSILKQVTWIKEISEEQEIDVTKDSGIDFEMSSINSTIVGKPPFSEVLMLPLCEFLINCGKITFILYETQRIHVNSEYEVDINDADEDDNGNLKQPLLYVMINQPNLYLWQQNLSQKMQISCFDMAIALGDKDVQDLTSIPTEKDFNIFMIQTKSGIPHPDTGIPPSFVVIKCEKYPGKNTHFFVDMGRPTKVHFSLSRLNLINDINSKIASCFIDENKTKSSESKDIDDSKVVHDQSSFKRKRIHLPDLNLTTKQIVLSLKTSSDSEIILSLATLNGNISTLLRPDRIFSNISVDSFIISAILNGNIKVLLKPWCYNITICLLWESWQDVEAVPQIQIQADSDSIYLDIGPDQIQIIKTVIEDCQLLLSNFQKSNTKDNSNEMQVVLSTEQHYKDDLKAGAFQFIDGTGDELPFPYQVIFFTYPQQAMAWRYPQPRTLTKIHVSPVPFETSDNEGFYTDRVSCSLQYWSDSHMAYQHYADFYLSETDTYRLDLPEKAPARVVACVWRVILIMPINNSVSKTLVSARALAACLRIDSYFNSSIIPNLQAALNIGVIHVSLYNHIESSTYDSLLYPLHNFTVKGTIPEMQCFMSIEHKGAILVFNRWMDGATLIDINGVISIHILDYGYLIMQEVLDLLDGKFQISLSDKTDIIVMCKPFSLKLSPTITHTLSVSSYLWSASLNTEDKAVIILTRYVIANDCNIPIRFGQSGTDDNVLLETRECNFYSWRHIGNNMIRISIEANAWMWSRPFPVNKDGIHLVEFANALVDMSIFVNITSLSATQKLVTFSGQLIISNQLIDNFEMKLVKYEAETSSKVTVSKSAYMLFGKSQPSTIVIENNKKMAMRLRFTNIPNLSWTGDIPLQPNAKLSQPWLVKVPLQERGQFFSIWVRIITQIVQDKVKILAVLSPLYMIRSHLPVPAKVQMETPSLKMLSSTIVNGRGERQQLYCPGTFEHFHQLTFQLESGICASNPYVPLSYSSVDQRKFFRRPEIEDIDNILKELESQKDEAGWPFQADDITEWIPAEQPQTHVQVKYQDAGLVSSTLLLELQPWCFILNSLGCYISLVSEDTELCQVPHYGIVTPPKLEGTFHLGVGIGDTYYTSQALQLARPDWSQSFYMPRIGGLIPVEGNIKTIVDCGSSVTIVSITSSMHEDMRLVRVTSSHVIGNLTNQELCIATLAVDESSKELKLPHDLTPYSQNIRPSEDQHQATPIVQWHMLYENSNIESLVLYTSLSLGHRWSCPVKIDQTMSRKCVAIPNGSTTMSVVLTIQEDKGTSYIMVQVDNHPQLLLENMCPYKLLLGQANENADGIVPDAPHFAWICEVETGATCHYSLPCIGNRLPDTPVPTTYNILLLSALPNNDEAIQRKELQWSRGISLSALTNIPMDHYVRLPSYGDVKLIMHNRCYTTHINVVPISQIEVSARDIRNRLMHKENKMNETEINSKNLKTSTENNKEVINILYSSSSTSATSFFSAQEDNFLSDSSISFDNSQQLIPQERNNKNLNDYNQLKLINETNSTTNREGSATVYFHGITIIILKDINENGQRTEVASLSITDLIVTLHAKPTFVNLCVCIGDLQLDNQVFDQGGFDFPVVLISQNPLTRGTTFYPSNCLISNMEQIKENSLITIDYIWEINEDIIVSKDLHLKFAPISAYIEDTYISHLLDYANSMIPPRFSAATGTLKKIQPALVSTTLYVSDYIMVDAKILSAPLRLQNFTIDPVSILLSVHTSVRLYVALDHSPLYFSTFERKNILTTPYRLGNALTMHYLSGAIFGAGWVVGSLEILGSPGSLAQALGSGLRDFVSLPFQGLLQGPWGFIVGITHGSASLMKHITAGTVNSVTKLASSVARNLDRLTLDEEHLQRQEDARRMRPQGMAQGLYQGLTGFGMSILAAVAGLAHHPLQQVWSGEATTKSLVTGVGLGLVGVVTKPLSGAAELVALTGQGLLQGAGWNPLPLPRQHPVVQYSNGNNNASIRYAWRLLPLLENTSDNILHVANADYVLQQGSNRAVTLVLTRQALLLVNIAEDSVEKILPLKELTSIDHSSETTMLCLYCPPVITQINRALSPTEHEMDQEMRARVAEYVRTSTTGLASLSTNSDGQSDILETQPTNSDHILTFYVSPETRNYLVSLFNIAKRQSQGSGFTVL from the exons ATGATGCCATGCTTAGTAGAATGTTCTATTAAAAAACTACTTTATCCACAATACTGGACACATCTAGATTTAATTTGTGAAACATATACGTTTCATACAGATAGTATTACAGTTACGGGAACTAAACCAAAATTGATGGTTGCCACTTCCATAGTAACATCATTGCTTGATTCCACTGAAACAACAAATCCTCTTgtttgttcttctctctttagtGATGCATGCCAAGAAAAAA ATCCAATATATCTAGAAGTATTActggaaaatataaattataaaaggcTCTCAACGTTTATGATGAATGTGAAtgaattaaatgtaaattctCTTAAGGTTTTTGCGCTTAGTGACATTCAACAAGCATTTATATTCTCAGGCCCAGAATCCGATGCTAACag TGAAATGGAAAACAAACCTCTTCTTATGGCTGTAATACAGTTTCCTAAAAAGGCTTCAATACAAACATATCCAACGCTTATTTCACTTCAAGTAGCACCATTAAGAGGTTCCTTGGATCCACTCTTTTTAAAATGGTTAGAATATAAAGTTACTTATTACGAATTGGGACCATTATGTATAATGCGTCAAGACAGCCAATTATCTGCTGAGGGTACATCATCTGATACCAGTACACgaaaaaaaacttttccaAGTTTGCATGAAAGTGTTCATAGTTCTTctgataaagatagaaaaagatctaGGGTAAATGAAAAACCAAAAACGCTTCAAAATGAGgaaattcagaaaaaaaacgaatccAAAATTGACATAGAACAAaag AACTTGCAGAAATCAGGAGTATTGGTCAGATTAGCCGAACTCTATTCATGGTGGTCTGGTCTTGTTTTAAGTGGATGTATTGGTCATATTGTTATCTATATACCATCGACTACGATGAGCGGTATAGGAGCACATg GTATAGAGCAAGCTAAAAACAAAGCATTAGAAAATCAACATCTACAGATATTAACTTTAAAACTACCAAGCGTTTTGATTCATTCAAACAATATTAATTCTGAGCAACTATCACCTTATCTCAAAACATTTCCAGTAAAGTTGCCTGCATGGATGTGGACATATC ATGCACAAAGCTTTCCTTGGACATTAAATCTTTCCGATTTTCATTGTTATACCTTACAAGGAGAAAtgcaaaaaaattttattaaaaaaatgtcctTAAATGCAACTGTAGCTCTTACTACTAAAACTACTACATCACaaacaaattcaaatattcttACTGCATTGAGTCTTTTTGTTCACATTGATAATTCAGCTATTATCATTTCCATTTCAGAAGAACAG GTTGTATTCATGAGCagtataataaagaagatCCTTAATATTTTGCTAATTACAAACAATCCCAAACAAAGTAGTGCTGTTGTACCTCATATTAATGAGAGTGCAGTTGTTTTTCCAACTATACCACAAACTCCTTCTACACCTACACAGATTATATATCCAGAAGACACAACTACGAATTCAACAATATCTACATCGAGAGAGGATATCGTTACAG AGAAAGATAACGTGACTTTGACAGCATGGATTCAATggacaataacaaaaatagccattaaattatatgttatGGGACAAGAAATAAAACCTTCTTTGAAATTAGTCATGGAAATGGAAGACATTATCACATCATTAGACTTACAACCGGtttatctaaaattaaaaagtaaaattacaacagttacaatatttcattatacaaG agcACCATATGCACAAAATTGGGACGTTGGAGAATATGTTGGTATAATTTTATGTGGCAGAGAAGATAATTTAGAAAAGGGAGATGATTCTGGTTTCTTGAGTTTTACGCTTACGCGAGCACAATCGGGTAATGTTCATACTCGTTGGGGTACTTATAAACGCTACAAAAATAACaag aaaGATGTTATAACAGAAGCATTAGTATCTACAAATGCGTATATCTctgaaatagatataaaaatacaaatggtTGACATTATTTTACCTTTAAGTATACTTAGCAAATACATGCAATTGGCAAAACCTCTTTTTGAtctagataaaaaagatctaaAAGTAGTAAAAACCGATCAACAAGAAATCATCACATCTACGTTAGTAAAAATTACAAGTAtcaataatgaatttttaccATTGATACATTTAGAATTCAAAGGGCTTAGACTTATGATACCAGTATCAACACCTGCTAGATATCAATTACAacatgatttattaattttacag CTCGATGGTATTCGTATTACACCGCATGCAGAAAATCCAATTTGTAGAACGCCGTTACGATCGGATATATATCAACATGCTGCACaagcaaatatattaaatataccgGGCTCGGCAGTGGAAGATCGTCAATATCAAATTAGTGTGAAgggtatatgtgtatatagcaCTACATGGAAGAACTATCAAATGAGTATTAATAAG cGTATGTCTCAATCCTATCTTTATACGATGAATGAGAATCCTGCATTAGAATGGAATAAACTTGGAAATGGGAATAGTTTGGAACcacatttttctacttttcctgTACTAGCTAA attcgaTCTTTGCTTAATAATTGCTCCAACAATCAAACTTAAGCCTGACACAATAGTTTGTGGAAGTGCTGTGGAAATAAATTGTATGACAGATATTGAAATAACAGTTAATCTAGATCAActtaaattaatttccatCTTATCTAACGAATGTAAGATGTTACTATCAGGAGAAGTACAGGAGATCGAAATTACAGACGTttctaatgataaaaatgacaaaagtTCATCAATTTTGAAACAAGTTACttggataaaagaaatatctgaAGAGCAAGAAATAGATGTTACAAAGGACAGTGGTATAGACTTCGAAATGTCTAGTATAAATTCAACAATTGTT gGAAAACCACCATTCTCAGAAGTGTTGATGCTACCTCTatgtgaatttttaattaattgtggAAAAATCACGTTCATACTTTATGAAACACAAAGGATACATGTCAATTCGGAATATGAagta GACATAAATGATGCAGATGAAGATGACAATGGTAATTTAAAACAACCTTTACTTTATGTAATGATCAATCAACCAAATCTTTATCTCTGGCAACAAAATTTATCGCAAAAGATGCAA ATTTCTTGTTTTGATATGGCAATAGCATTAGGTGATAAAGATGTACAAGACTTAACTTCAATACCAACTGAAAaggattttaatattttcatgataCAAACAAAAAGTGGCATACCACATCCAGATACCGGTATTCCACCATCATTTGTAGtaataaaatgtgaaaaatatcCAGGGAAAAACACTCATTTTTTTGTGGACATGGGTCGTCCTACGAAagttcatttttcattatcaaggctaaatctaataaatgatataaacaGTAAg attGCGTCATGTTTTATCGAtgagaataaaacaaaatcgtCTGAATCGAAAGATATTGACGATAGCAAAGTTGTGCACGATCAATCgtcatttaaaagaaaaaggattcaTTTACCAGATTTGAATTTAACTACAAAACAAATTGTTCTTTCATTAAAGACTAGCTCTGATTCAGAAATAATCCTTAGTTTAGCAACATTAAACGGAAATATTTCAACACTTTTAAGACCggatagaatattttcaaatatatccgtcgattcttttattatatctgcCATTCTTaatggaaatataaaagttttattaaaaccATGGTGctataatataacgatatgTCTTCTCTGGGAATCTTGGCAAGATGTTGAAGCTGTTCCTCAAATACAAATACAAGCAGACAGTGACAGTATTTATCTTGATATTGGTCCAGATCAAATTCAAATTATAAAGACTGTAATCGAGGATTGTCAATTACTTTTAAGTAATTTTCAAAAGTCTAATACAAAGGATAACAGCAATGAAATGCAAGTCGTATTATCGACTGAACAACATTATAAGGATGACTTGAAAGCTGGTGCATTCCAGTTTATAGATGGTACAGGAGATGAGTTACCTTTCCCATACCAG gtcatattttttacttatcctCAACAAGCAATGGCTTGGAGATATCCTCAGCCTAGAACTTTAACAAAAATACACGTTTCTCCTGTACCATTCGAA acATCGGACAATGAAGGATTTTATACGGACAGAGTGTCCTGTTCTTTGCAATACTGGAGCGACAGCCACATGGCTTATCAACATTACgctgatttttatttatcagaaACCGATACTTATCGATTAGATCTTCCCGAAAAAGCACCAGCACGAGTAGTAGCGTGTGTCTGGcgtgtaatattaataatgccTATTAACAACTCGGTTTCGAAAACTCTTGTATCTGCTAGAGCATTGGCAGCCTGCTTACGTATtgattcttattttaattcgtCGATAATACCGAATCTACAAGCAGCTTTGAACATTGGCGTTATTCATGTGTCATTGTACAATCATATAGAATCATCTACTTACGATTCTTTACTTTATCCTTTACATAACTTTACGGTGAAAGGCACTATTCCAGAAATGCAATGTTTCATGTCGATAGAACACAAAGGTGCCATACTTGTTTTTAACAGATGGATGGATGGCGCAACGCTCATCGATATTAATGGTGTAATTAGCATTCATATATTGGATTATGGCTATTTAATCATGCAAGAAGTATTGGATTTATTAGatggaaaatttcaaatttctctGTCAGATAAAACTGACATTATCGTAATGTGTAAGCCTTTCTCATTAAAACTGAGTCCAACCATAACTCACACTCTTTCTGTATCTTCTTATTTATGGTCCGCATCGTTAAATACGGAGGACAAAGCTGTCATTATATTGACAAGATATGTTATAGCTAACGATTGCAATATTCCTATTCGTTTCGGACAAAGCGGTACAGATGATAATGTACTGTTAGAAACCAgagaatgtaatttttattcatgGAGACATATTGGCAATAATATGATACGAATATCGATAGAAGCAAATGCTTGGATGTGGAGTCGGCCATTTCCAGTAAATAAAGACGGAATTCATTTGGTTGAATTTGCAAATGCATTGGTCGATATGAgcatatttgtaaatattacgtCATTATCAGCTACGCAAAAACTTGTAACATTCAGCGGACAGCTCATAATTTCAAATCAATTGATAGACaattttgaaatgaaattagttAAATATGAAGCTGAGACTAGTAGTAAAGTAACTGTATCAAAAAGTGCATACATGTTGTTTGGAAAGAGTCAACCATCGACTATTGTTATcgagaataacaaaaagatGGCAATGCGCTTACGTTTTACGAATATACCAAATTTGTCATGGACAGGAGATATACCTCTTCAACCCAATGCTAAATTGAGTCAACCGTGGCTCGTGAAAGTGCCTTTACAAGAGCGTGGTCAATTTTTTAGTATCTGGGTACGGATAATAACGCAAATCGTTCAAGACAAAGTAAAGATACTTGCCGTATTGAGTCCACTCTATATGATACGATCGCATTTACCGGTACCAGCAAAAGTACAAATGGAAACACCGtcgttaaaaatgttatcaagCACGATAGTGAACGGACGTGGCGAACGCCAGCAATTGTATTGCCCTGGTACATTCGAGCATTTCCATCAATTGACATTCCAATTAGAATCTGGAATTTGTGCATCCAATCCGTACGTACCATTGTCATACAGTTCGGTggatcaaagaaaattttttagaaGACCCGAGATAgaagatatagataatattttgaaagaattagAAAGCCAGAAGGATGAGGCAGGATGGCCTTTTCAAGCAGATGATATAACGGAATGGATACCCGCTGAACAACCACAAACTCATGTTCAAGTTAAATATCAAGATGCTGGATTGGTGTCGAGTACTCTTCTGTTGGAATTACAGCCATGGTGCttcatattaaattctttaGGATGTTACATTTCCCTTGTATCCGAAGATACTGAACTTTGTCAAGTACCTCATTATGGAATCGTGACACCACCAAAATTAGAAGGCACTTTCCACTTAGGAGTTGGCATTGGCGATACGTATTATACCTCGCAAGCTCTTCAATTAGCTAGGCCCGATTGGAGTCAAAGTTTTTATATGCCTCGTATCGGAGGACTCATCCCCGTTGAAGGCAATATCAAAACCATCGTTGATTGTGGATCTAGCGTGACTATAGTCAGTATTACTTCTAGCATGCACGAAGATATGCGTTTAGTGAGAGTAACAAGTAGTCACGTTATCGGAAATTTGACAAATCAGGAATTGTGTATCGCTACACTTGCAGTTGATGAATCATCGAAAGAATTAAAGTTACCTCACGATCTTACTCCTTACAGTCAAAATATTCGGCCATCTGAAGATCAACATCAAGCTACGCCTATCGTTCAATGGCACATGTTGTACGAAAATAGTAACATCGAATCCCTTGTATTATATACTTCTCTGAGTTTAGGACACAGATGGTCTTGTCCTGTTAAAATTGATCAGACCATGAGTCGTAAGTGTGTTGCTATTCCAAATGGCTCTACTACCATGTCGGTAGTCTTAACGATTCAAGAAGACAAAGGTACGTCATATATTATGGTTCAAGTTGATAACCATCCTCAGTTATTGCTAGAGAATATGTGCCCCTATAAACTTTTATTGGGACAAGCTAATGAGAATGCAGATGGAATTGTACCAGATGCACCACATTTTGCATGGATCTGTGAAGTGGAAACTGGTGCTACGTGTCATTATTCTCTTCCATGTATCGGTAACAGATTACCTGATACTCCTGTACCAActacatataatatactattattatcagcATTACCTAATAACGATGAAGCGATACAACGAAAGGAATTACAGTGGTCACGCGGCATTAGTTTGTCTGCATTGACAAATATACCTATGGATCATTACGTTCGATTACCTTCGTACGGAGACGTTAAATTGATAATGCACAATCGTTGCTACACCACACATATTAATGTCGTTCCTATCTCGCAAATAGAGGTGTCTGCTAGGGACATAAGAAATCGATTGAtgcataaagaaaataagatgaatgaaactgaaataaattcaaagaatttaaaaacttcgacagaaaataataaagaagtaaTTAATATACTATACTCTAGTAGCTCGACATCAGCAACTAGTTTTTTCTCAGCAcaagaagataattttttatcagattCCTCTATTTCATTTGACAACTCGCAACAACTTATTCCTcaagaaaggaataataaaaatcttaatgATTATAATCAACTGAAATTAATCAATGAAACTAATTCGACAACTAACAGGGAAGGTTCTGCAACTGTATATTTTCATggaattactattattatattgaaagATATTAATGAGAATGGTCAAAGAACCGAAGTTGCAAGTTTATCCATAACAGATTTGATCGTTACTTTGCACGCGAAACCTACTTTTGTGAAcctttgtgtatgtataggaGATTTACAATTAGATAATCAAGTATTTGATCAAGGAGGTTTTGATTTTCCTGTAGTATTGATCAGTCAGAATCCACTTACAAGAGGAACGACATTTTATCCATCTAATTGTCTAATAAGTAATATGGaacaaattaaagaaaattctttgataACTATTGATTATATTTGGGAAATAAACGAAGATATAATAG tgtCAAAGGATTTACATTTGAAATTTGCACCTATTAGTGCTTATATAGAAGATACGTACATAAGTCATTTATTAGATTATGCAAATTCTATGATACCACCACGTTTTAGTGCAGCAACTGGCACATTAAAGAAGATTCAACCAGCATTGGTATCAACGACTCTTTATGTATCGGATTATATCATGGTCGATGCTAAAATATTGAGTGCACCATTaagattacaaaattttacaataGATCCAGTATCGATTTTACTCAGTGTACATACCTCTGTACGTTTATACGTGGCATTGGATCATTCACCTTTATATTTTAGCACTTTTGAaaggaagaatattttaacTACCCCCTATAGGCTAGGGAATGCACTTACTATGCATTATTTATCTGGTGCTATATTTGGTGCAG GTTGGGTAGTTGGATCCTTAGAAATACTTGGATCCCCAGGAAGCTTAGCACAAGCACTTGGTTCAGGTCTTAGAGACTTTGTTTCTCTTCCATTTCAAGGTTTGTTGCAAGGACCTTGGGGTTTTATCGTTGGCATAACACATGGATCTGCCAGTTTAATGAAGCATATCACAGCAG GCACTGTTAACTCTGTGACAAAATTAGCGTCTAGCGTTGCTCGAAATTTAGATAGATTAACATTGGACGAAGAACATCTCCAACGTCAAGAAGATGCTAGAAGAATGCGTCCACAGGGTATGGCACAAGGACTTTATCAAGGATTAACCGGATTTGGTATGAGTATCCTTg CTGCTGTTGCTGGATTGGCGCACCATCCTTTACAACAAGTATGGTCAGGTGAAGCAACAACTAAAAGTTTAGTTACAGGTGTTGGACTTGGATTAGTTGGTGTAGTAACAAAACCTCTTAGTGGAGCTGCAGAATTAGTTGCTCTTACCGGACAAGGTTTATTACAGGGTGCGGGATGGAATCCTTTACCTTTG cCTCGACAACATCCGGTCGTTCAGTAtagtaatggtaataataatgcaTCGATTCGATATGCATGGCGTTTACTACCATTGCTAGAAAACACTAGTGACAATATTCTACATGTAGCTAATGCAGACTACGTTTTACAACAAGGAAGTAATCGTGCTGTAACTTTAGTTCTCACGCGACAAGCATTGTTACTTGTTAATATAGCTGAAGATAGCGTGGAAAAGATATTGCCTTTAAAAGAATTAACCAGTATTGATCATTCTTCGGAGACAACAATGCTTTGTTTATATTGTCCGCCGGTAATAACACAGATTAATAGAGCTTTATCGCCGACTGAACATgag ATGGATCAAGAAATGAGAGCAAGAGTTGCGGAATACGTGCGTACAAGCACCACTGGTTTAGCTAGTTTATCTACAAACAGTGATGGACAATCTGATATTCTAGAAACACAACCAACAAACTCGGATCATATACTTACTTTTTATGTCAGCCCCGAAACACGTAATTATTTAGTATCACTTTTTAATATTGCTAAACGACAAAGCCAAGGTAGTGGATTCACTGTGTTATAA